In the genome of Planctomycetota bacterium, one region contains:
- a CDS encoding PEP-CTERM sorting domain-containing protein (PEP-CTERM proteins occur, often in large numbers, in the proteomes of bacteria that also encode an exosortase, a predicted intramembrane cysteine proteinase. The presence of a PEP-CTERM domain at a protein's C-terminus predicts cleavage within the sorting domain, followed by covalent anchoring to some some component of the (usually Gram-negative) cell surface. Many PEP-CTERM proteins exhibit an unusual sequence composition that includes large numbers of potential glycosylation sites. Expression of one such protein has been shown restore the ability of a bacterium to form floc, a type of biofilm.), with protein MVVATPTAIARPPVYFHYMPWFETPASNGGEWGYHWQFLNRDPSQVDAQGRRDIASHYYPKIGPYASGDPNVLEYHLLLTKLSGAEGLLLDWYGVAGSNGDIASLLANSNAIFDKAAQFGLDVGVVLEDRFARSPADVQANINYLRQNYFNQPHYLRVGPGDDPLLMIFGPIGMEDPAAWSSILPTAGEPITTLPLWYQSPDVGPLSDGEFAWIFEDESLDDHLQQQQTFLNDIARTLGTAAGVAYAGFNDFYAEGGVGDIIGFDIPVSRDTLAATFDVIDLAGDDVDLVQLATFNDFGEGTMFEPTVEFGYDFLSEVQQFTGVDLGEDALAMAFELYSLRVAFGDRPEVAVLLDDASTALSAFDLIAARQALDAAVGLPGDANRDGVVDLADFGNLRSNFGLFVADYSRGDFNADGVVDLQDFGLLRANFGGDAAALDAWSSTVPEPTSSLLVLAAGCVALRRRK; from the coding sequence GTGGTCGTCGCCACTCCGACGGCAATCGCCCGGCCGCCGGTCTACTTCCACTACATGCCCTGGTTCGAAACGCCCGCCAGCAACGGCGGCGAGTGGGGCTACCACTGGCAGTTCCTCAATCGCGACCCCAGCCAGGTCGACGCTCAAGGGCGACGCGACATCGCCTCCCACTACTACCCGAAGATCGGGCCTTACGCGTCGGGCGATCCGAACGTGCTGGAGTACCACCTGCTCCTGACCAAGCTGTCCGGTGCCGAGGGTCTTCTGCTCGACTGGTACGGCGTCGCCGGCTCCAACGGTGACATCGCTTCGCTGCTGGCCAACTCGAACGCGATCTTCGACAAGGCGGCTCAGTTCGGGCTCGACGTCGGCGTGGTGCTGGAAGATCGCTTTGCCCGCTCGCCGGCCGACGTTCAGGCGAACATCAACTATCTTCGGCAGAACTACTTCAACCAGCCGCACTACCTCCGCGTCGGGCCGGGCGACGATCCGCTGTTGATGATCTTCGGTCCGATCGGCATGGAAGACCCGGCCGCGTGGTCGTCGATCTTGCCGACAGCCGGCGAGCCGATTACGACATTGCCGCTCTGGTACCAATCGCCGGACGTCGGCCCGTTGTCAGACGGCGAGTTTGCGTGGATCTTCGAGGACGAATCGCTCGACGATCACCTCCAGCAGCAACAGACCTTCCTGAACGACATCGCCCGGACGCTCGGGACTGCGGCGGGCGTCGCCTACGCGGGCTTCAACGACTTCTACGCCGAGGGCGGCGTCGGCGACATCATCGGCTTCGACATTCCCGTCTCGCGTGACACGCTTGCGGCGACGTTCGACGTCATCGACCTGGCGGGCGACGACGTCGATCTCGTGCAGCTGGCGACCTTCAACGACTTTGGTGAGGGCACCATGTTCGAGCCGACCGTCGAGTTCGGCTACGACTTCCTCAGCGAAGTTCAGCAGTTCACCGGCGTTGACTTGGGCGAGGATGCGCTGGCGATGGCGTTCGAGCTCTACAGCTTGCGTGTGGCGTTCGGCGATCGCCCGGAGGTCGCGGTGCTGCTCGACGACGCGTCGACTGCCCTGTCGGCGTTCGACCTGATCGCCGCGCGGCAAGCCCTCGACGCCGCTGTCGGCCTCCCCGGCGATGCGAATCGCGACGGGGTGGTCGACCTCGCCGACTTCGGCAACCTGCGAAGCAACTTTGGGCTCTTCGTCGCGGACTACAGCCGAGGCGACTTCAATGCCGACGGCGTTGTCGACCTGCAGGACTTTGGATTGCTCCGTGCGAACTTCGGCGGTGACGCGGCCGCACTCGATGCCTGGTCCTCAACTGTGCCGGAGCCGACTAGCAGCCTGCTCGTCCTCGCCGCTGGCTGCGTGGCTCTGCGTCGACGAAAGTAG
- a CDS encoding prepilin-type N-terminal cleavage/methylation domain-containing protein: MVDSKLTGHARRHNGFTLVELLVVIGIIALLVSILLPTLSRARGSANTVVCLSNQRQIGTAMIMYTQAHGGRLPIKFWNGDTSPNGEGATDWAWLILPYFSKDTGDTYASTANGGGPKELWDIYTDTDTILGEGVNGNDIITYGVHPQLFRFAPGPLEPNQTYNPAFAQPGQSDDGSKPYLLSRVPRPTEMMLLADAVQIGSLLGPNGWASYQDLWLLQGNGTSYSQNWATLETAYNTYIEGPDAGFNRDYATTAEMLADSGPDGNAASMIRYRHNNNTRANLLFADGHAGGIQWRQPGLGGSELKFENFVLDDVRQGLLFRQ; the protein is encoded by the coding sequence ATGGTCGACTCGAAACTCACCGGACACGCTCGCCGACACAACGGCTTCACGCTCGTGGAGCTGCTGGTGGTCATCGGCATCATCGCCCTGCTGGTCAGCATCCTGCTGCCAACGCTGTCGCGGGCCAGAGGGTCGGCCAACACCGTCGTCTGCCTGTCGAATCAGCGGCAGATCGGCACGGCGATGATCATGTACACCCAGGCCCACGGCGGCCGGCTGCCGATCAAGTTCTGGAACGGTGACACCAGCCCCAACGGCGAAGGCGCGACCGACTGGGCATGGCTCATTTTGCCCTACTTCTCCAAGGACACCGGCGACACTTACGCCTCCACCGCCAACGGTGGCGGGCCGAAGGAACTGTGGGACATCTACACCGACACCGACACCATCCTCGGCGAGGGCGTCAACGGCAACGACATCATCACCTACGGCGTTCACCCGCAGCTCTTTCGATTCGCACCGGGCCCGCTGGAGCCCAATCAGACGTACAACCCCGCCTTTGCCCAGCCGGGCCAGTCGGATGACGGCAGCAAGCCGTACCTGCTGAGCCGCGTGCCTCGACCGACGGAGATGATGTTGCTGGCCGATGCCGTCCAGATCGGCTCGCTGCTCGGGCCCAACGGGTGGGCGTCATACCAGGACCTTTGGCTTCTGCAGGGCAATGGCACCAGCTACAGCCAGAACTGGGCCACCCTCGAGACCGCGTACAACACGTACATCGAAGGCCCCGACGCCGGATTCAACCGCGACTACGCCACCACAGCCGAGATGCTCGCTGACTCCGGCCCAGACGGGAACGCGGCGTCGATGATTCGCTACCGCCACAACAACAACACCCGCGCCAACCTCCTCTTCGCCGACGGCCACGCCGGTGGCATCCAGTGGCGTCAGCCTGGGCTCGGTGGCAGCGAACTGAAGTTCGAGAACTTCGTGCTGGACGACGTGCGGCAGGGTCTGCTGTTCCGCCAGTAA
- a CDS encoding substrate-binding domain-containing protein, whose product MPRPPVFTRVAELIERRIEAGDYLLNDIPGERRIAEDAGVSHMTARKAVSMLLERGVLIRRPNGSLDVSPDRAAGTASSAVALLYPSAASPHLLRLRYVVAAAAEASGLTLRPVQFVHWDDPIVRDALEFDGGAIVIPSTEPIGTQTLSRLKAGQTALLDADLSDESIASIRLFPDDHIRLVFDRLVRAGHWHIGCISTEDHTPEILRRLSLWHDFADEHGLDVELFDEPVHDFADPMPIACEIVRRRVAGGQTLPSAFIGMTFPAAVGASRALWESGVVVGKDVSVAAVNIEPPARYMTPAVTGLDMPDLRPALQRCFDWFASGDAWEGPFLLEPETPNLLEGESVVSLD is encoded by the coding sequence GTGCCCCGACCGCCCGTCTTTACCCGCGTCGCCGAGCTGATCGAGCGTCGCATCGAGGCAGGCGACTACCTCCTCAACGACATTCCCGGCGAGCGACGCATCGCCGAGGACGCGGGCGTGAGTCACATGACGGCCCGAAAAGCCGTCTCCATGCTCCTGGAACGCGGCGTCCTCATTCGTCGGCCCAACGGTTCGCTCGACGTCAGCCCCGATCGCGCCGCCGGCACCGCCAGCTCGGCCGTCGCGCTGCTCTACCCGTCTGCGGCGTCGCCTCACCTGCTTCGGCTTCGATACGTCGTCGCAGCGGCCGCCGAAGCCAGCGGGCTCACGCTTCGGCCCGTCCAGTTCGTCCACTGGGACGACCCGATCGTCCGCGATGCCCTCGAGTTTGACGGCGGCGCCATCGTCATACCGAGCACCGAGCCCATCGGCACCCAGACGCTGTCGCGTCTCAAGGCCGGCCAAACCGCCCTGCTCGATGCCGATCTCAGCGACGAGTCGATCGCGTCGATCCGACTCTTCCCCGACGACCACATTCGCCTCGTCTTCGACCGGCTCGTCCGCGCGGGACACTGGCACATCGGCTGCATCAGCACCGAGGACCACACGCCCGAAATCCTGCGCCGACTGAGCCTCTGGCACGACTTTGCCGACGAGCACGGCCTGGATGTCGAGCTGTTCGACGAGCCGGTTCACGACTTTGCCGACCCGATGCCGATCGCCTGCGAGATCGTGCGTCGTCGCGTTGCTGGCGGGCAGACGCTGCCGTCGGCGTTCATCGGCATGACGTTCCCTGCGGCCGTCGGTGCGTCGCGAGCGCTATGGGAGTCGGGCGTCGTCGTCGGGAAGGACGTGTCGGTGGCGGCGGTCAATATCGAGCCGCCGGCGCGCTACATGACGCCTGCCGTGACAGGCCTGGACATGCCCGATCTGCGGCCTGCGCTGCAGCGCTGCTTCGACTGGTTTGCCAGTGGCGATGCTTGGGAAGGGCCGTTCCTGCTGGAGCCCGAGACGCCGAATCTGCTCGAAGGCGAGTCGGTCGTGTCGCTCGACTAG